In one Rhodopirellula halodulae genomic region, the following are encoded:
- the rplJ gene encoding 50S ribosomal protein L10: MSKYVKELVTRDLKRRLEGVEDAVLVNCSGMDANTTNELRGELSGKDIQMMVVKNSLARRATEGTSLHPAFEGTNGQVAVLWGSSDFVSLVKEAVRLDKDDEKFEKFVTTGGVLDGEKLDPDAIKAVSKWPSREEQISMLVGQILGPGATLSAAMLGPGKTLNSQIKSKGEGEE; the protein is encoded by the coding sequence ATGAGTAAATACGTCAAAGAACTGGTGACTCGCGATCTCAAGCGTCGGCTTGAAGGCGTGGAGGATGCCGTGTTGGTCAATTGCTCCGGCATGGACGCAAACACGACCAACGAGCTACGTGGCGAATTGAGTGGCAAAGACATCCAGATGATGGTTGTCAAAAACTCGCTCGCCCGACGCGCCACTGAAGGCACGTCCTTGCACCCCGCGTTCGAAGGAACAAACGGTCAAGTGGCCGTGCTTTGGGGCTCGAGCGACTTCGTTAGTCTGGTAAAGGAAGCCGTCCGACTGGACAAGGACGACGAGAAGTTCGAAAAGTTCGTCACCACGGGCGGCGTTCTGGACGGCGAAAAGCTCGATCCAGATGCCATCAAAGCGGTCAGCAAATGGCCCAGCCGTGAAGAACAAATCTCGATGTTGGTTGGTCAAATCCTCGGCCCAGGGGCAACGCTCAGCGCAGCAATGCTCGGCCCCGGAAAGACCCTCAACAGTCAGATCAAGTCCAAGGGCGAAGGCGAAGAGTAA
- a CDS encoding glycosyltransferase family 2 protein, with amino-acid sequence MSDSWLTALPVFNEVNYVDEVLENVLKYADHVLVVDDGSSDGTAERLDGWANRRPESVSVVHHAENRGYGAALQTLFAYAVEHGFEGVVTLDCDGQHQPCRIPEFIEAGREADIVSGSRYLKQFDGDDEPPQERMFINRRITADINRRLGFELTDAFCGFKAYRTDGLRQMKITDDGYAMPLQLWVEAAAAGLKVTELPVPLIYLDLERSFGGSLDHAETRLKYYNRVLDDAIDTACKEGRFRSAAADKQSTGNQSVGNQLGESPCGQRSKRAS; translated from the coding sequence ATGTCTGATTCATGGCTGACCGCGCTTCCGGTTTTCAACGAAGTCAATTACGTCGATGAAGTCTTGGAAAACGTGCTGAAGTACGCGGATCACGTGCTGGTTGTTGACGACGGCAGCAGTGATGGGACCGCGGAGCGACTGGACGGTTGGGCCAACCGGCGACCGGAATCGGTTTCGGTGGTTCATCATGCTGAAAACCGTGGCTACGGAGCCGCATTGCAAACGCTGTTTGCTTATGCGGTGGAGCATGGTTTCGAGGGAGTCGTCACGCTGGACTGCGATGGTCAGCATCAGCCTTGCCGGATTCCTGAGTTCATCGAGGCGGGCCGAGAGGCTGACATTGTTTCTGGTAGTCGTTACTTGAAGCAATTCGACGGCGACGACGAGCCTCCGCAGGAGCGAATGTTTATCAATCGTCGCATCACGGCGGACATCAACCGCCGTTTGGGGTTTGAACTGACGGATGCATTTTGTGGGTTCAAGGCTTATCGCACCGACGGGCTTCGTCAGATGAAGATCACGGACGATGGCTACGCGATGCCGCTGCAGTTGTGGGTCGAAGCCGCCGCGGCGGGTTTGAAAGTGACGGAATTGCCCGTTCCGTTGATCTACTTGGATCTCGAGCGTTCCTTCGGCGGGTCGCTCGATCACGCTGAGACTCGGTTGAAGTATTACAACCGAGTGCTCGATGACGCGATCGACACCGCTTGCAAAGAAGGTCGATTCCGATCAGCCGCTGCCGACAAACAGTCTACCGGTAATCAGTCTGTCGGTAATCAGCTTGGTGAGTCTCCCTGCGGGCAGCGATCGAAACGTGCGAGCTGA
- the rplA gene encoding 50S ribosomal protein L1 yields the protein MGKKSKRYRAALEKQPKETLPLDKAVEVLKTYDATKFDQTVEIHMRLGVDPNQADQIIRGSLVLPHGIGKTQRVVVFAKGDAAKAAEEAGADEVGQEDLAKKIKDGWTDFDVCIAAPDMMGLVGPLGRVLGPRGLMPSPRAGTVTPDVGKVVGEYKAGKVEFRNDKGGNVHAMVGKMSFEPNKLEENIKSFVDFVTAMKPQSIKGTYIKGVAICATMTPSVRVAT from the coding sequence ATGGGAAAGAAATCCAAGCGGTATCGCGCCGCCCTCGAAAAACAGCCGAAGGAAACCCTTCCGCTGGACAAGGCCGTCGAGGTTCTAAAAACATACGACGCCACGAAGTTCGACCAAACGGTTGAAATTCACATGCGTTTGGGCGTTGACCCGAACCAAGCGGATCAAATCATCCGCGGTTCGCTCGTGCTTCCACACGGGATCGGAAAGACCCAACGCGTGGTTGTGTTCGCCAAAGGCGACGCAGCCAAAGCCGCTGAAGAAGCCGGAGCCGATGAAGTCGGTCAAGAAGACTTGGCCAAAAAGATCAAAGACGGCTGGACCGACTTTGACGTCTGCATCGCGGCTCCCGACATGATGGGCTTGGTCGGTCCTTTGGGACGTGTCCTCGGTCCTCGTGGTTTGATGCCCAGCCCGCGTGCCGGAACGGTGACCCCGGACGTCGGCAAAGTCGTCGGCGAGTACAAAGCCGGTAAGGTTGAGTTCCGCAACGACAAGGGTGGCAACGTTCACGCGATGGTCGGCAAGATGAGCTTCGAGCCCAACAAGCTGGAAGAAAACATCAAGTCGTTCGTTGACTTCGTGACGGCCATGAAGCCTCAGTCGATCAAAGGCACGTACATCAAAGGCGTGGCGATCTGTGCAACGATGACCCCCAGCGTCCGCGTTGCCACCTAG
- a CDS encoding sugar phosphate isomerase/epimerase family protein codes for MLPRRHFLQSLAATTAVAGMAGSRVLAHAHEGHDHSHDAFKISLAEWSLHRTLRDQSVGVTNLDFPKIAKEQFGIDAVEYVNQFFKDKARDENYLKELQKRCDDNGVKSVLIMVDGEGRLGDPNKEGRAKAVENHHQWVDAAKFLGCHSIRVNAASGGSYLDQINYAADGLRSLSEYAAKQDINVIVENHGGLSSNGAWLAVVMERVGMDNCGTLPDFGNFHISRGKNGEEFNRYHGVQALMPYAKAVSAKTHDFDEEGNEKHTDYLKMMKIVTDFGYHGYVGIEYEGGGLSEAEGILASKKLLERVRDQLAKA; via the coding sequence ATGCTGCCACGCCGTCACTTCTTGCAATCTCTCGCTGCCACCACCGCCGTCGCCGGAATGGCTGGCTCACGGGTTTTGGCTCATGCCCATGAAGGACACGACCACAGTCACGACGCTTTCAAAATTTCCTTGGCGGAATGGTCGCTTCACCGCACGCTTCGTGATCAATCAGTTGGCGTGACCAACTTGGACTTCCCCAAGATCGCCAAGGAGCAATTCGGGATTGATGCGGTTGAATACGTTAATCAATTCTTCAAGGACAAAGCTCGCGACGAGAACTATCTGAAGGAACTCCAGAAACGCTGCGACGACAACGGCGTCAAAAGCGTGTTGATCATGGTCGACGGCGAAGGTCGATTGGGTGATCCCAACAAAGAAGGCCGAGCGAAAGCGGTCGAAAACCATCACCAATGGGTCGACGCGGCCAAGTTCCTCGGCTGCCACTCGATTCGCGTCAACGCCGCAAGCGGCGGATCCTATTTGGATCAAATCAACTACGCCGCGGATGGCCTGCGATCCCTCAGCGAATATGCCGCCAAGCAAGACATCAACGTGATCGTCGAAAATCACGGCGGCTTGAGCAGCAACGGTGCTTGGCTGGCCGTTGTGATGGAACGCGTTGGCATGGACAACTGTGGAACGCTGCCTGACTTTGGCAACTTCCATATCTCGCGCGGCAAGAACGGTGAGGAATTCAATCGTTACCACGGTGTCCAAGCGTTGATGCCATACGCGAAAGCGGTCAGTGCCAAGACGCATGACTTCGACGAGGAAGGCAACGAGAAGCACACCGACTACCTCAAGATGATGAAGATCGTCACCGACTTCGGTTACCACGGCTACGTGGGCATCGAATACGAAGGCGGCGGACTGAGCGAAGCCGAAGGAATTCTCGCCAGCAAGAAACTGCTCGAGCGCGTTCGCGATCAACTTGCCAAAGCGTGA
- the rplL gene encoding 50S ribosomal protein L7/L12 gives MSDEATAVAEFSAEAKELGDKIANMTLKQAKELSDYLKEEHGIEPAAGGGAVMMAGPAGDGGGEAAAEKTEFDVVLTGFGEKKLNVVKVVKNITGASLMDAKKMVEGVPATLKEAASKEEAEKIKAEVEEAGGSIELK, from the coding sequence ATGTCCGATGAAGCAACCGCTGTCGCAGAATTCAGCGCAGAAGCAAAAGAACTGGGCGACAAGATCGCCAACATGACCCTGAAGCAAGCCAAAGAACTGAGCGACTACCTGAAGGAAGAGCACGGCATCGAGCCTGCCGCTGGCGGTGGCGCTGTCATGATGGCTGGCCCAGCCGGCGACGGTGGCGGTGAAGCCGCTGCTGAAAAGACCGAATTCGACGTCGTTCTGACCGGTTTCGGCGAAAAGAAACTGAACGTCGTGAAGGTCGTCAAGAACATCACCGGCGCTTCGCTGATGGACGCCAAAAAGATGGTCGAAGGCGTGCCTGCGACCCTCAAAGAAGCTGCTTCGAAAGAAGAAGCCGAAAAGATCAAAGCCGAAGTCGAAGAAGCTGGCGGTTCGATCGAACTCAAGTAG
- a CDS encoding MFS transporter gives MSAIAAKLAPRLPFYYGYWMLPLAMAMQVGTSPGQTFAVSAFTPALLESLQLSESRLALAYMLGTLLAAIPLSTVGPISDRIGLRWSSLIIIAALSATCWYASMVSGFATLLVAFFLLRFLGQGSLTLLSGNTTSMWFRRRIGRVSAIISIGTSFAFAYVPGMLANAIEANGWRSTYQTLAGILAIGLLPLIAIFFCNRPEDIGQQLDGWSDADRRSDVDSVVTEERSWTLKEVCRTKSYYVIGLTSAVWAMIGTGVVFYLFTLCADRGFESSTAADLMKTFGLTMLGFQFAGSLAADHLKLNWLLGLGATMLTAGLVVLAPAQSTFAMHVYSFLFGGGQGVLIATTGVVWVRYYGREHLGSIRGAVWCATVAGSGCGPLIMGSVKDLSGTYVPAIWIFTALMLPLALAAWWIRPPVTPATETES, from the coding sequence ATGTCAGCCATCGCGGCCAAACTGGCTCCTCGACTTCCGTTTTATTACGGCTACTGGATGCTTCCCTTGGCGATGGCAATGCAAGTCGGAACCAGCCCGGGACAGACGTTTGCCGTCAGCGCCTTCACGCCGGCGCTCTTGGAATCCTTGCAACTATCGGAAAGCCGACTGGCACTCGCCTACATGCTGGGAACGTTGCTGGCGGCGATCCCGCTTTCCACGGTGGGTCCAATTTCGGATCGCATTGGTTTGCGTTGGTCATCGCTGATCATCATCGCCGCACTCTCGGCGACTTGCTGGTACGCGTCGATGGTCAGCGGATTCGCGACCTTGCTCGTGGCGTTTTTCCTGCTTCGCTTTTTAGGTCAGGGTTCGCTGACACTGCTGTCGGGCAACACGACCTCGATGTGGTTCCGCCGTCGCATTGGCCGAGTTTCCGCCATCATCAGCATCGGCACCTCGTTCGCATTCGCTTACGTTCCCGGCATGCTGGCCAATGCGATTGAAGCCAATGGTTGGCGGAGCACTTATCAAACGCTTGCGGGGATTTTGGCAATTGGTTTGTTGCCGCTCATCGCGATTTTCTTCTGCAATCGGCCGGAAGACATCGGGCAACAACTCGATGGTTGGTCCGATGCCGACCGACGCAGCGATGTTGATTCGGTTGTCACCGAAGAACGTTCTTGGACACTGAAAGAAGTATGCCGCACCAAGTCCTACTACGTGATCGGTCTGACGAGTGCGGTCTGGGCCATGATCGGCACGGGCGTCGTCTTTTACTTGTTCACCTTGTGTGCGGACCGAGGTTTCGAAAGCTCCACCGCCGCGGACCTGATGAAGACCTTCGGATTGACCATGTTGGGATTCCAGTTCGCCGGCAGCTTGGCGGCGGACCACTTGAAGCTGAACTGGTTGCTCGGATTGGGAGCGACCATGTTGACCGCCGGATTGGTCGTGTTGGCGCCCGCACAATCGACGTTTGCCATGCACGTCTATTCGTTCCTGTTTGGTGGCGGCCAAGGCGTGCTGATTGCCACCACCGGCGTGGTTTGGGTTCGCTACTACGGCCGCGAGCACCTGGGGAGCATCCGCGGTGCCGTGTGGTGCGCGACCGTGGCGGGCAGCGGTTGCGGGCCGCTGATCATGGGATCAGTGAAAGACCTCAGCGGGACTTACGTTCCGGCGATCTGGATCTTCACCGCGTTGATGCTGCCGCTTGCGTTGGCCGCTTGGTGGATCCGACCTCCGGTGACGCCTGCCACCGAGACCGAATCATGA
- a CDS encoding Fpg/Nei family DNA glycosylase: MPEGHKTHYLSHQHDQTFAGQSLDVTSPQGRFADGARKVNGRVLESVRAAGKHLFFEFEGNRVVHVHLGRYGSFAEQASPPEEPRGQVRVRMVGKERTLDLRGPTQCRVIDMETQASIEESLGPDPLAGGKKADVWNNFRSRSKPIGGLLLDQSLIAGVGNIFRAEVLFEIGMNPHLHGDAMSQADFDRLWKSLSKMMKLGLKHGRIISVTAKEAGKPLKELANHERFRVYGKDECPRCGGPIAIDSVASRKMHWCPSCQA, translated from the coding sequence ATGCCCGAAGGTCACAAAACACACTATTTGTCGCATCAGCATGACCAAACTTTTGCGGGTCAGTCGCTCGATGTGACCAGCCCTCAAGGTCGATTTGCAGACGGAGCACGGAAGGTCAACGGACGGGTTTTGGAATCCGTTCGAGCCGCGGGGAAGCATCTGTTTTTTGAGTTTGAGGGCAACCGTGTCGTTCATGTTCATTTGGGACGTTACGGAAGCTTTGCCGAGCAGGCATCTCCGCCCGAGGAGCCACGCGGTCAGGTTCGCGTGCGGATGGTCGGGAAAGAACGCACGCTGGATCTCCGCGGGCCGACTCAGTGCCGAGTGATCGACATGGAAACGCAAGCTTCCATCGAAGAGTCGCTTGGGCCGGATCCGTTGGCGGGCGGAAAGAAAGCCGACGTTTGGAACAATTTCCGTTCGCGTTCCAAACCCATCGGTGGGTTGTTGCTCGACCAGTCTTTGATCGCTGGGGTGGGCAACATCTTCCGCGCCGAAGTGCTGTTTGAAATCGGCATGAACCCGCATCTTCATGGGGACGCGATGAGCCAAGCGGACTTCGATCGCCTTTGGAAATCACTGAGCAAGATGATGAAGCTGGGGCTCAAGCACGGCCGCATCATCAGCGTGACTGCGAAAGAAGCTGGCAAGCCGCTGAAGGAACTCGCCAATCACGAACGCTTTCGCGTTTATGGGAAAGACGAATGCCCACGATGCGGTGGGCCAATCGCGATTGATTCCGTCGCATCGCGAAAGATGCATTGGTGTCCGAGTTGCCAGGCTTGA
- the purM gene encoding phosphoribosylformylglycinamidine cyclo-ligase, translating to MASTYKDAGVDLDVYAESMSRLPRLMHRTFSPRVMPSDGGFAGLFRLDFAGKLFARNYEEPVLVSGTDGVGTKLKIAQTMNQHETVGIDLVAMCVNDLICTGAEPLFFLDYVAMGRDDPARLERIVQGISDGCVAGDLALLGGETAIMPDMYGTDDYDLAGFAVGVVERKRLVDGHLIAPGDVVLGLQATGLHSNGFSLVRKIIADHGHQWTDVIDELNEDTGSSQTLAEVCLRPTQIYVSAIRSIQSHYRVKQVLHGIAHITGGGIEENLDRILPAGVNAEIDPNAWTPNPIFQWLQKTGEVATSEMRRVFNMGIGMAVVVNEYYAASVAAQVEKAGIQCQPIGRIVEGSSKVVYQDA from the coding sequence ATGGCTTCGACTTACAAAGACGCCGGCGTCGATTTGGACGTGTATGCCGAATCGATGAGCCGTTTGCCCCGGCTGATGCACCGTACTTTCAGCCCTCGCGTGATGCCCAGCGATGGTGGTTTTGCGGGGCTTTTCCGGCTCGATTTCGCCGGAAAACTGTTCGCTCGGAACTACGAAGAACCGGTCTTGGTCAGCGGGACCGATGGGGTCGGAACGAAGCTGAAAATCGCTCAGACGATGAACCAGCACGAGACCGTTGGCATCGACCTGGTCGCCATGTGCGTGAACGATTTGATTTGCACCGGTGCCGAGCCTTTGTTCTTCCTCGATTATGTTGCGATGGGACGCGACGATCCCGCGCGGCTCGAACGGATCGTGCAAGGGATCAGCGATGGTTGCGTCGCTGGCGATCTTGCATTGCTCGGTGGCGAAACGGCGATCATGCCTGACATGTACGGCACCGACGATTATGACTTGGCCGGATTCGCCGTCGGAGTGGTGGAACGCAAACGTTTGGTCGACGGGCATTTGATCGCACCGGGTGATGTCGTGCTCGGGTTGCAGGCGACTGGTTTGCACAGCAATGGATTCTCGCTGGTGCGAAAGATCATCGCGGATCATGGGCATCAGTGGACCGATGTGATCGACGAGTTGAACGAGGACACGGGATCGTCACAAACTTTGGCGGAAGTTTGCCTACGTCCAACGCAGATCTACGTTTCCGCGATTCGTTCGATTCAATCGCACTATCGCGTCAAGCAAGTCCTGCATGGGATCGCTCACATCACTGGCGGCGGCATCGAAGAAAACTTGGATCGCATTTTGCCTGCGGGTGTGAATGCGGAAATCGATCCCAACGCGTGGACGCCCAACCCCATTTTCCAATGGCTGCAGAAGACCGGTGAAGTCGCGACGTCGGAAATGCGTCGCGTGTTCAACATGGGCATCGGAATGGCGGTCGTCGTGAACGAGTACTACGCCGCCAGCGTTGCTGCGCAAGTCGAGAAGGCGGGCATTCAGTGCCAACCCATCGGACGCATCGTCGAAGGATCGTCCAAGGTTGTCTATCAAGACGCCTAG
- the ffh gene encoding signal recognition particle protein: MFDSLSEGLQSAFKSLSGKGKLTEGNMRDGLKIVEQSLLEADVSYSVVQQFMEHVTQQALGKRVLLSLRPQEELVRIVYDELVETLGPVDSSLNLKADGPTIIMLCGLQGSGKTTTCGKLTKLLQEQNITPLLVAADLQRPAAIEQLKVIGSQLNVPVHAEVDHKDPVKVCQNGVEMARRDGNRVVILDTAGRLAIDEELMAELKKIDRKVGPDQVYLVVDGMTGQDAVNSAGAFNDALELDGVVMTKLDGDARGGALLSVKQVTGVPIKFMGTGEHFDALEPFRPEGMASRILQMGDIVAAAREAHRIVDEKEREELEAKMASGDFSLDDFKNMLQKVAQPGLMGRMMGLMPGMSQFKEAMESEEAGGQIRQIIGAINSMTPSERKNPKLIDATRRTRIAKGAGVQSPVVTQLIKQFDVMKPMMQAMSGKGSGDRMAMMRQIQANAMSGDPRLGGLKTKQSTGKRLTPAQKAQQRKEREKLKRKLKRKKR, translated from the coding sequence GTGTTCGACTCCCTCTCCGAAGGTCTGCAGTCCGCTTTCAAAAGCTTGTCTGGAAAAGGCAAGCTGACCGAAGGCAATATGCGCGATGGCCTGAAGATCGTGGAGCAATCGCTGCTGGAAGCCGACGTTAGCTACAGCGTCGTCCAGCAATTCATGGAACACGTGACGCAGCAAGCACTTGGGAAGCGAGTGCTGCTTTCGCTGCGTCCACAAGAAGAGCTGGTTCGAATCGTCTATGACGAGTTGGTGGAGACGCTCGGGCCCGTTGATTCCTCGCTGAATCTGAAAGCCGACGGCCCCACGATCATCATGCTCTGCGGGTTGCAGGGGAGCGGTAAAACGACGACCTGCGGCAAGCTGACCAAGCTGTTGCAAGAACAGAACATCACTCCGTTGCTGGTGGCTGCTGACTTGCAGCGTCCCGCCGCCATCGAGCAGCTGAAAGTCATCGGCTCGCAACTGAACGTGCCTGTCCACGCGGAAGTGGATCACAAGGACCCCGTCAAAGTTTGCCAGAACGGCGTCGAGATGGCTCGTCGCGACGGAAATCGCGTGGTCATTTTGGACACGGCTGGCCGCTTGGCCATCGACGAAGAATTGATGGCGGAGCTGAAGAAAATCGATCGCAAGGTCGGCCCCGATCAAGTCTACCTGGTGGTTGACGGGATGACCGGGCAAGACGCGGTCAACAGTGCCGGGGCTTTCAACGATGCGTTGGAGCTGGACGGCGTGGTGATGACCAAGCTGGACGGTGACGCACGCGGTGGTGCGTTGTTGTCGGTCAAGCAGGTCACTGGTGTTCCGATCAAGTTCATGGGGACCGGCGAGCACTTCGATGCGTTGGAGCCGTTTCGTCCCGAGGGCATGGCCAGCCGCATTTTGCAGATGGGCGACATTGTCGCCGCGGCACGCGAAGCTCACCGTATTGTCGACGAGAAAGAACGGGAAGAGCTGGAAGCCAAGATGGCCAGCGGCGATTTCTCGCTCGACGATTTCAAAAACATGCTTCAAAAGGTGGCTCAGCCCGGTCTGATGGGCCGCATGATGGGTTTGATGCCCGGCATGAGCCAATTTAAAGAAGCGATGGAGTCGGAAGAGGCCGGGGGCCAAATTCGGCAAATTATCGGAGCCATCAACTCGATGACTCCCAGTGAACGCAAAAACCCCAAGCTGATCGATGCGACTCGTCGCACGCGAATCGCCAAGGGTGCCGGCGTTCAATCCCCCGTTGTCACGCAATTGATCAAACAATTCGACGTGATGAAGCCGATGATGCAAGCCATGTCCGGAAAGGGTTCCGGGGATCGTATGGCCATGATGCGGCAGATTCAAGCCAACGCGATGTCGGGTGATCCGCGTCTGGGAGGTTTGAAAACCAAGCAAAGCACCGGAAAGCGACTGACTCCGGCTCAGAAGGCTCAGCAACGCAAGGAACGCGAAAAGCTGAAGCGAAAACTAAAACGAAAAAAACGCTGA
- a CDS encoding S1C family serine protease has translation MHRKKPSEEPMSLDGITPIPMPSPFQPEGSMPAKQTETQPKEESLPDELPVAPGSLRHRLEMGHATLPTCEPPSMAGQSVASDSRERDQSNEYTESVPSDEEVDASLSRERTGRSPQPHPVLQSLTLLATMGLMLLLARYTVPHIVEEIRYGWHRGELRAEYEIGNEGLRNVSLDSLSRAYQMVTSAVGPTVVHIDVERSVSEEDRSLQRLLGEDAYTLSDQGSGVVIDEDGYILTNRHVIADGVAISVTLSDGRRLPAALVGSDMPTDLAVLKVDADGLIPIQWGDSDELRVGSPVWAVGSPFGLDRTITFGILSGKHRVVRAGVQHGSSSRYQDFMQSDVAVNPGNSGGPLVDARGHLVGINTAIVGDTYQGVSFSIPSNVTRQIYERLRETGRVERGWLGVLLSEVPDSMHRGDDLRVRGALVSGVTGDNSPAAIAGLEVGDIVLKIDDVRVSDVGHLMRLIANLGEGTLLKIDALRDGDPMTFDVRLSRRPENLDR, from the coding sequence ATGCATCGCAAAAAGCCATCCGAAGAACCGATGTCGCTCGATGGGATCACACCCATTCCGATGCCATCGCCGTTTCAACCGGAGGGCTCAATGCCAGCGAAGCAGACGGAGACGCAGCCAAAAGAGGAATCGCTTCCGGATGAGTTGCCGGTTGCACCAGGGTCTCTTCGTCATCGATTGGAAATGGGACACGCCACGCTGCCAACCTGTGAGCCGCCATCGATGGCGGGGCAGTCAGTTGCATCTGATAGCCGCGAACGTGATCAATCGAATGAGTACACGGAATCCGTGCCATCGGACGAAGAGGTGGACGCATCGCTTTCTCGTGAACGCACTGGTCGCTCGCCGCAGCCTCACCCAGTTCTGCAGAGCCTGACTCTGCTGGCCACGATGGGATTGATGTTGTTGCTCGCTCGCTACACCGTGCCGCACATCGTTGAGGAAATCCGTTACGGATGGCACCGCGGGGAATTGCGAGCGGAATACGAAATCGGAAATGAAGGGCTGCGAAATGTCTCGCTGGACTCGCTCAGCCGTGCCTACCAAATGGTGACTTCCGCCGTTGGGCCCACCGTGGTCCACATTGATGTCGAGCGGTCGGTGTCAGAGGAAGATCGAAGCCTGCAACGATTGCTGGGTGAGGATGCCTACACGTTGTCCGATCAAGGCAGCGGTGTCGTGATCGACGAGGACGGTTACATCCTGACCAACCGACACGTGATCGCAGATGGCGTCGCGATCAGCGTGACACTCAGTGACGGTCGTCGACTGCCGGCCGCATTGGTCGGCAGTGACATGCCGACTGATTTGGCTGTGCTGAAGGTGGACGCGGATGGACTGATTCCGATTCAGTGGGGCGACAGCGATGAGCTTCGCGTTGGTTCACCGGTTTGGGCGGTTGGCAGTCCGTTTGGTTTGGATCGTACAATCACGTTTGGCATTCTCAGCGGCAAGCACCGCGTTGTTCGCGCCGGTGTGCAACATGGTTCTAGCTCTCGCTACCAAGATTTCATGCAGAGCGATGTTGCTGTGAATCCAGGCAACAGTGGCGGGCCGCTGGTGGATGCTCGAGGCCATTTGGTCGGCATCAACACAGCGATTGTCGGCGATACTTATCAGGGTGTTAGTTTTTCAATCCCTAGCAATGTCACGCGACAGATCTACGAACGTTTGCGTGAGACCGGGCGTGTGGAGCGTGGTTGGTTGGGCGTCTTGTTGTCGGAAGTTCCCGATTCGATGCATCGCGGCGATGATCTTCGCGTCCGCGGGGCCTTGGTTTCCGGAGTCACGGGAGACAACTCACCGGCGGCCATCGCGGGGCTGGAAGTCGGCGACATCGTGCTGAAAATCGACGATGTTCGCGTCAGCGATGTCGGGCACCTGATGCGTCTGATTGCCAATCTTGGCGAAGGAACGCTCTTGAAGATCGATGCCCTTCGCGATGGTGACCCCATGACGTTCGACGTTCGTTTGAGCCGCCGACCAGAAAATCTGGATCGCTAA